A stretch of DNA from Polyodon spathula isolate WHYD16114869_AA chromosome 20, ASM1765450v1, whole genome shotgun sequence:
GGTTAGGGTCCAGCTCACCACGACCCTGTGAAaagattaagcagttaatgataatgaatGGATGTCCTGAGATGCACCATTGAATGTTAGGTTTTCGACACAAAGGGACTTACTTTATCACTGCTTATATCAACTGAAGAGACTCCACTACCCctggaaaaaataaagcaagttagGACAGGCAGTAGCAGTTTGTTAGGAAGTCTATGGGATTTGAACAGATTGCTGCCATGTGTAATCGGGCAGAGGTTGAGTATAAACCAGCAGCCAAGCACACAGCAAGCTAGCGTCTTGCAGGTTATAATGCTTTCAACATCATCTCAGAAATTTCCATGAAAAGGACAGCATTGTAATTTCGGAAGGAGCTCCTGTTTCCTTTCTGTCCTGATTTGACATAAACTCTACAGTGCTGTGTGCAGATATCTTTATATTGGGGAACTGTGTGCCTATCTTGCAATATAGGTATATAGAAAAGTATTTGCTTTTCATGTAAGTAGCAGTATTCTATAAACCATTAGCATTTTGCCTTTGGAATCAAACTAGAAATATACaactttaaatctattttacttgtcatttttcattcaaatgttttttttatttttttttaattggactaGTAGCTATTTTTGATGAGTGTTTAATTTTGTGAAATTTATCATCCAGAAAAGTGGAAGACTAATATCACTAGCTAATGTATGATATATTGAGTGTGGTGTGATTATTATCAAATCCTCCCCATTATGGACCAGTCTTGCATTTGTTctccttctgtttcttttttgggGGAGATAGAGGGAGGGTGCTGAGTACTGGGGTTAATGGAGACCAACAGATGTGTTACTAAAGCCTCTTCCTCTCTGGGGTAGTACATTAATCCACCATTTCATTTAACTTCAAAttacaaatgtcatttttaattaacaacaTAAAAAATAGATCCAGTATCCTAGCTATAAACAGCAGGGCAAGGCAGTTAAAGCTTAAAAAGAAAGTGCCTTGGGCTGTTTGGTGCATCTAAGGAAGCTACTGCTGTCTATAGAATGTCTTCTAGTGCACAAACGGCAGCAGGGTTCTGCTATGGTATTCTCATTATAATACAGCAACACAGAGGAGAAAATGCAGTGTAGGCATATGAGTGGCTTGCCAACTAATATAAAAGAATAAGGCTGGCACCTAACCTGCATTAAAATGGTCTAGgatttgcactttttttgtataaagttATGCTCGCTACTGcaataaccacacacacacacacaaaaagtttttttaaatactttttgtcttttattgaaaacaatataatacaaaagATAAGCTTTTTAAGACAATGATTTGTTAaaactcctaaaaaaaaaaacaaaaaaaaaaaacatgttttgtttcagttgcattaaaaaaaaaaaaaaaaaaaaaaaagttgtaaaaatcAGTACTGGGATATATAATAGAGAAAAGaaatagaactttaaaaaaaaaagaagtatgcTGTCTTTTATAAAGAGAAGTCTTTACAACGCAGCCACGGCTTGATCAGAGTTAAAAAACAAAGCTGAAGcaggaaaaataaatgcaaatcagTGATACACTACATTTGCAACTGCTGTTTTTAAGAAGTAAAAAGACCTTTtccagttgttgttgtttttttttaaattttaatcgtttaattacaattaaaacacatctgtACACAGCTAGATACaagactttaaaatatttttttttaataacagaaacatttaaaatgataaataaacaatGGTTACAATTTGCACCATATTAAAACAACAAGAATACCCTTTCCATCAAcagtcttttttatatatacctagggtatgtattacatttttaattagttGTATACcgctgtatattaaaacaaacacaatacaaatatttactttaaaataaaattaatgctaataaataactttaaatggGTTAGGAATAGGGAGGGGAATACTAAAGTAACTTTGTTGTGACCTGATGGAACTTAATGGGTTAAAGATCACTTCCTGTGCCTGTTTAGCATGTGCTGTCAAACAGGAAGTAATATATCAGCTGTGGCTTCTTGGTGTAGGGCTGGTGTGGTGTGGATGTCAATCTAGTAAAACATGGAAATTTAATCTTGCTCCTGGATGCATGGTCCATAGGCactagtggtgcaaagacagtcttgcagaaagaaaaaaaaaacaacttataatttttttaagtaatgtagTAAGGCCCAAGGATGCAAAAactgtcttttcattttttttaaccatttcattGATAACTggcacctttttttgtttgtttttttatcactaGAACACTATCCAGCATTTTCTTTACAATTTGTTTTCGCTACAAAAAGTTACAAAAGCACAATATATTATTGCGagacagagtaaaaaaaaaaaagtttttttttttctgtacaaaaatatgtttgtcagcaaaaaaaaaaaaaaaaaaaggctatagcAGACTGTACTACCACAAGTGGTTTATATagctgatttgaaaaaaaataagagcgTCTTTCATTTCTCTACAAACAtgtataaaccccccccccccaaaaaaaaagaatgaaacatacacagtacatactaaaaaatatttagaattaATAAGTCCTCACAGAGGATTTCTCTTTTAATTATGgctaaaaaatacaatgaattatAAGTCCAACAAAAAAAGGCACTGATTGAACCATTCCAACTCTTCAAAGACTGTTCATCTGCCTTTTTAATGATCAAAGCCCAGCTCTTGTTCACTGTTACGAGTTGTTCATTCTCAGATCTGCATTGACACTGAATGAATCCTGGCACACTGGCTCTACAGTAACAGTTTCTGAGATGTATGGGGTTGGCCTCTCTCACAACAGTCACTGCATTCGGTCTGAATGGTTCCTAAGGCCTGGTGAGCTGTGTGTAGACAGGTTGCTCCCAGTGCTGAGGACTGTGGGTCTGGGGGATGGAAGGGACCCCGGTAGGGTCTGCAATGGGGGTGTACATGGGCCTCTGGGCCGGGCTCATGTAGGTGAAGGTGGAGTACAGACCTGAGCCCTGGCTTGCTGCATGGCTGTAGTAGGAGTTGGCTCCCTGGTGTTCTGAATAGTCATACTGGGAGCGTGTGATGGTAGGATATGCAGAGCTGTAGTGCTGCAGGTTGAAGGAGCCGTAGTTGATTGGTTGCGGGGAGTGCTGCTGTTCATTGTAGTGGCTCGGGCTCAGCTGCTCCGTCTTGATGTGTGTTGTCCTCTGCTGCCCCTGTTCGCTGCTGAGGGTGGGCAgggagtgctgctgctgctgctgcttggtcATCCAAGCGTGCCCTGCGGTGCTTGCTGATTGGGCGACTGAGGTGCTGCTGATGCCGTAGCTGCCAGTGTAAGTGACCTGGCCACTCTGGCCGTGAGCCATGTTGGTGACTGGAGCACCTGGGTGACCGTTGGGTGGGAGGTACTGGTCGAACTCGTTCACATCGAATGTCTCAATGTTGGATATGACATCGCTGCTCAGCTCCCCAATGTCCACATCTCTGAAGTCAATGTGGGGCTGCCTGCCACCACCTTCCTGCAGGGGGCGCCCTTCCCGCTTCAGATCTGCTTTTCCAGGCTGCATATCTGTTTTGGGAGTTGTGGGCGGAGTTGGCGGACCTTGGGACTGGCCTAATgaaaagacaacaacaacaacaaaaaagttagtTGAAATATCAAGATATTTTTgggaaattaaacaaatattaaaaaataaaaaacacagttatATTAGATATGCctaaatattttcattaaaagaaaaaaaaaaaaaaacactaaaagcGTAGTGCTATTATGCAGTAATTTCCACTGTAGGTTTGTTTTGAATAGATAGGAAGTACAGGTGTTATGTTTGCAGTACTGCTCATAAACTCTATACCGGAGGTGCTGTGccgctacttttttttttttttaattgaaatttgaaGGTTGTTATGATTATTTGCAAGACATTTGTAGTGAAACAGAATTGTTAATTATTCGTCCGCTGTCTCACCTGAATGCTCGCCGGGGGAATTCACCTCGCTCATGCTGGACGCGGAGTGAGGGGAATCAGCCTGTTGCAGCGCTTTGAAGATCGCAGTGGGTGAGATGTGAGTTTGCTCAGATCCGTCTTCAGCCTCATTCTGCCCGTTCTTCACAGACTTCCTTCTCCGGGGCTGGTACTTGTAGTCGGGGTGGTCTTTCTTGTGCTGTACCCTCAGTCTCTCTGCCTCTTCAACGAAGGGACGCTTTTCTCCTTCATTGAGCAATCTATGCAgatgaaagaaaaatgaaaagttaaagcACTGATTAGAAATACACTTTACTTGCATACTATAAGGCAAATCAATTTTCGGTTTTGCAACGTTAGATTCCGAGTGGTGCGTTCTATGACTACTAATGTAGTACATgcaaattttgcaaaaaaaaaaaaaaaaaaaaaaaaggacctcaGGAAATATCTTGACATTGTGATAGAGCTAACATATAAAACTGCACTAAGAATGTTATTAATGCCAACTTATTTTTCCTCAaagtaaaaacattgtaaaacaatacaaagtGCGTAAATGCGTATCCAGAAATACTGTTAGTTTCTCATAAAGACGTCTAGTTAATGCAAATGTACTAAAAGTTTGTATATCTATCGGAAGTTGCAATATAATGCAATCACATACTCAGCAATAACCAATATACAAGATATCGCAACAgttgcgcatatatatatatatatatatatatatatatatatatatatatatatatatatatatatatatatatatatatatatatatataatatattatctaaCATTACTGCAAAGTATAGTGTTCAATCCTAGGTAGcaaatatataacagaaaaaaaaaaaaaaaaaaaaaaaaaaaaaaaaaacatttttatatgaaaTGTCAAGCTGTAGTCTATACCTAGTATTGTATCAATGATTAatgcaagcaaaataaaaaagaaacctcaCCTCCAAAGTTTCCCGAGTGTTTTGCTGAGCTCTGCGTTGTGAAGATGCGGGTACTGGTCTGCGAGCTTTCTCCTGGCAGCTTGCGCCCACACCATGAACGCGTTCATTGGTCTCTTAACGTGGGGCTTGTTTTTGCTGCTTCCGTTCACCCGCACGGGCATGGGCACCAGGGTCCAGTCATAGCCCTTCAGCACCTGGGAAACCGCATCCCTGATGCAGACGGGGAATTTGTCATCATCGCCCTCTTTTTTGAAGTCCGGCATCTGACTGTCCGGCCCCAACAAGTTATTCTCTGACGGTCTGGTGTTCTCAGCATCGGAGCCAGATCCGGACGGGCACGGGGACCCCGCAGAATCCTCGGACATGCTCGGGCTGGGGGCGTCTGAAAGACATTTCTCCTGGTCCTCTGTCATCTTCATGAAGGGATCGAGTAGATTCATAAGAAAATCGGGAATCGACGAAactgagtagaaaaaaaaaagttagcctgATTTGGCTAAATGGTAAAATCTCGAGCTGAGTGGAGATACTAAAACGTTGCAAAACTGTGTTTGCTCAGGCAAATAAAGCTGTCAAAGTCCCTTGTTGAGCTGTAAAATAACAAAGATTTTCTTCTAAACACCCGCAAATAAAGTTCTTGTACATCAAATATTGAAATATCGTTGAATTGCATGTGCCTTTTTTGAGGCAAATCATGTGCGATtcagttttctttaaaagtgcaagttactcttgcaaaaaaaaaagagaaaatgttccttttatttttatttccaggtTCTGTTATGGAGCTGTCAAGACTGAACTGCTTTGACTGTCTGCCTAATTCTGTTCCGCACTTTTAAACGAATCTGGAGAAACTACAGGGGGGCTTGGCGCGTCGCTGATTGGACAGGGGGCGGGGAAGGAATCTGATCTTATTTAGAacgaacaaaaaaataaataaaaaaatctgaagcCAAATTTGCCCGAGGATATTCTAccttttttaaagggacagtttttttttttttgtttgtttgtttgtttaactcgAGAAATACAAAGTTTTTAAATGTAGGCtactactttttttcttttaaatctgttcATTATGTTACATTTGCTCTGACAGTAAATGCGATATATTGTACACTGTTTTGATGCTactcgtattattattattattatttattattattattattattattattattattattattattattattacaggcatTAGACTTACACTGTGCATATTTTAGTTAGTACGTATATGGGACTTTTTCGATGAGACATATTGAAGCAGTTCAGTAATATATTAACACAGTCTGAACTGATTCAGGACAGTCAACATTTCGTGTTATTTTACacgtgtgttttaaaatatgcaatccGGTTATGTCTATTTTGAAATGGCTTTCAGCTTTGAGTTTTCTCTCTGATTAGTTCACTTTTCCATAGCTTGTATGTAATCAGGAAGGCGCGCTCGGTGGTTCTCGGAGTCATCTGCACACGCTGGTACGTTAAACCCATTAATGTAATTCAACTGATTTGATTGCTCCTCGCTTATGCGTCGTATTTATATCGTATATATTGTTGTCTTagttttcactgttttcaataccTGTACATGTTTAAGCAGAAAACGTTTTGTTGCAATTTAATTAATCAAGTTAGTTTAGTTAGTAGCAAAATAAAACCAGCTTCAGCTTcgtgttaaaataaatcaaactttaCTTTTATGCCCATAGGGGGCGACAACAGCccaaaaactcaaataaaatgcTGCACCGGTCTTCGGTGTTTTTATCAGCACAGTTGGCCTCTACAGCCTGGCGAGGAGACATTCTGGTGacttgctgaaaaaaaacaaacatttgcctGTATTAGAATGGCATACTGTATATAACTGTTTGCAATTAATAAAACGCGTTGAGGGTCATGtatgagcaaaaataaataaataataataataattctatttaAGAACGTACAAAAAAtcgaatttattattattattattattattattattattattattattattattattattattaacagttgtATAGTATGTCACAAACACAACCTTCCTATAAGCCTATATGGTTTCTATAGTATGCATTATGCAGTAAAACAGCACATTGAAATACTTTATGCCTGTAATTCCTTTAACGAGGTTTTAAACGtgatataaaacaacaacagcaaaatcaTGTTATGGATGTGGAATATaatattgaaatgttctttttatcAATTATTATGTTCACAATCTGATAtgggaaaacatattttaaaaaacctTAGAAACAgaacctgatttaaaaaaaatgcattagttaACAAATTATGTGATCTTACAGATGTCTACTGCATTAGGctaaaattgaaacaaaagctatgctttaaaatgatctatataataataataataataataataataataataataataataataataataataataataataataacatgtgtgTGAGGTATATTGAAAGTTAGATTAACATAAATATGTAAACCCTCCAATAAAAGCATAGAATACCACCGAGAACAGTGCAGATTCGGTAGGATTTATTTTCCGTAAccataaaataaacagtatgttCAGTTTCATAAATATTGGTTCAGAAAATATTTATCAAACCACAGAAAGAGAGCTACAcatcaaaacataaataaataaataaataacaaaaaaatcaaaactagCTCAGCTAATTTGCACATTGTTTACAAGAAAGCTTAAAAGTCAATTAGCTTCTTTATAGAAGATTAATGGGGCCCGTCATCTAAAGTCATCAAAATAGTTTAGGAGCCCAGAACaaatacacatcttttttttttttttttttttttttggaagaaaacaaagacacagAGGTTCTTGAAACTTGAATCGATTACaggcatatatttttttctgcaagtTCCTTATAAACGATTGGGCGtttatatacaaatatttgtGCTCCATGCATGTGTTCTGCGATGAAATAGGCTATATTGAACCTGCACTGTTGTGTTTGTTACAGTGTCACTGCAGCGACTCCAGGTGAGGGAGGAATAGTCAAAAGTACACGAGTTGGTAAAAGCTCGATCGGTGTGGTGAGAAAAGAAAGGGGAATGTTTGTTTCCCAGACTTCATTCGGGTGTTTCATTATATCTTGGCAAAGACGCTGGGGTGTTTTAAATTGATCTGAAAGTGGCTGATCCGTACCACCACTCGGGTCATTAAAAAAGTAGCttttgtgtaccaaggttatggaaaccaaacatctaacagtgcataggtgtctatatactgtatattgtaaactATAGGGCCTATATAAAACTCACAGGAGGGTAATCCATCCTCGTttaggtgcgtgtgtgtgtgtgtgtgtgtgtgtgtgtgtgtgtgtgtgtgtgtgtgtgtgtgtgtgtgtgtgtgtgtgtgtgtgtgcgcgccttGAGGGAGATTCTTTCAAAAACTCAAGGCAATCCGTGAACAAAAACATCAcggtagatatatatattatatataagatatatatatatatatatatatatatatatatatatatatatatatatatatattatataattatccATACCCCATTGTGTTACGTTTGTCATAATATATGTAGATATGTATCCAATACTCGTATCACATAAATAAACCATATTATTATTCAGGCAAAAGTCACGGGAGGCTCCACGTGTGTCACTAAATTTGTGGAATTTATTGgtagaataaaataatattcagcACTCTATTAGATTATAATTAGACCAGTATTTCTAAGAATAGCATGCAATGGCCATCAATTGCGACACATCAGAAAGACATATCTGCAATCTTCTCTTTTTTAATTGCTGCATAAtgcttttaaattgcttttttaaaatcgcGTTTAGACATCTGTCAAATGCCATGCCTTCTGTGTGTGCTTAGCTGCccaacaagatttttttttttaaatagtccaaGGTATTGTATCATATATTTCACTAAACGTTTGCTGCAGTGCAACGtttgcacataaaaacaaaactgtatgcGAGAGACAGATTAAGAGAGAGACTAAATCAACGAATAAGACACACCCATAAATCTGACAAAAAGGTGTTGTTCATTCaagtttttaaacatgtattcattataACCTCAGATCAAAttgctgtttacattttctttatagtTCTCTAGGactatttaaatttaaagcatgTTCAATTTATGTATGCAGCTAACCTGCACTTTTATTGTCCGACTATGCATGTCGATGGTATCCTGTTGAAGATGTGTTGTTTATAGTGACTGGATGCATGCTTTCATCTATATTAAACAAATCCATGGT
This window harbors:
- the LOC121295577 gene encoding transcription factor Sox-9-B-like; this translates as MNLLDPFMKMTEDQEKCLSDAPSPSMSEDSAGSPCPSGSGSDAENTRPSENNLLGPDSQMPDFKKEGDDDKFPVCIRDAVSQVLKGYDWTLVPMPVRVNGSSKNKPHVKRPMNAFMVWAQAARRKLADQYPHLHNAELSKTLGKLWRLLNEGEKRPFVEEAERLRVQHKKDHPDYKYQPRRRKSVKNGQNEAEDGSEQTHISPTAIFKALQQADSPHSASSMSEVNSPGEHSGQSQGPPTPPTTPKTDMQPGKADLKREGRPLQEGGGRQPHIDFRDVDIGELSSDVISNIETFDVNEFDQYLPPNGHPGAPVTNMAHGQSGQVTYTGSYGISSTSVAQSASTAGHAWMTKQQQQQHSLPTLSSEQGQQRTTHIKTEQLSPSHYNEQQHSPQPINYGSFNLQHYSSAYPTITRSQYDYSEHQGANSYYSHAASQGSGLYSTFTYMSPAQRPMYTPIADPTGVPSIPQTHSPQHWEQPVYTQLTRP